The genomic window TactccactgcttcttgtcccgtccacagtggataaggagaacactGTATCACCCTCCTTttcataacaaccttttacgtactttaagactcagtcttctcttctccagactaaacaaacacatctTTCCagatagatcatgttttctagacttttaataatTTTGGTTGCTCTgttctggactttctctaatttgtccacatctttcccgaagtgtggtacccagaactggacacagtacgccAACTGAGAccttatcagtgctgaatagagtgaaagaattacttttcatgtcttgcttacaacaatcCTGCTAAAACGTTCCAGAATATATTGTGGAATATGAAAGAAAAGAGGGGTCGTTTTGAGGGATGTGTCAttaaaatatgatattttctttttgttctggaTAACTAACAACtaagggaccagatcctcagctggatcTAGTCCACAAAATTTTGTCATCACAGAGATCCTTCCATATACATACTGTGTAGAAAATGAACACCCATAAGCCATCTTAAGTAAAAGCATTTGTGTTTTCTCTTGCAGAGCGAGCTCATTACCTATAGAGGGTACCCCAGTGAGGAGCATGAAGTGGTGACGGAAGATGGCTATATCCTTAGCATTAACAGAATCCCTTATGGAATAGAAAATCAGGGGAATACGGGTATGATTTATTTCTGTAAAGCAACGAAGACTTAATAGGACACATTTTGAAAAACAGGTGTCTAAATTGCTTTGCCAATCAGCATACGTTTGGACTCAAGTCCTGCTTGCCTTAGGTGGGTAGTcacactgaagttgatggaaatGTTTTTGTGAGTAAGGTGAGCAGAATTTGGTGGTAAATCagtggcattggaacaatttgtatagaggGAGTGCTGAAAGCCgttaaacaaaactgtaaaccctgtatatgatggaaaccacggAGTGCTCTTGCACCTGTAGTTCCAGCACCCATGTTCTAATggtctgtttttgaaaatctggccttgaaTGAACTTAAGCTTGTACTCCGATCATGAGGGATTTAGCATTTGATCAgtagaaattagaaaaaaaaaaaaaaaaaaagcttgaaggCTGCAATCTACCCCAAACACTCACTTTCAGGAAAGCCGAGTTTCTTCCTTGGatctcatggtttgtgttatggtTGCTTTTGTTCACACCTGTTTAATCTCAGTGATGAATTAACATTTTGAATAAAGAAAGCCTTTATTAAATATTCCATGGCTTTACTACTTAAACTAAGGTATTTAGAAACTCATCCCTCAGTTCTGCCATACTTCTTCAGTAAAACCAGCGAGACTAGACTTTACATTCTGATATTCCTTAGATAAACAGGAAATCAACTTTTTAAAAGTCCAGGCATTCATTATATCTCATAACAAATTGAAAAAGGGATAAacgcttaaaaaaaatccataggaGTGTGCCTTTAATCCGGCGCAGGACTGGGAATCACAGTTTTGAGTACTGGACAGGAGTATCATTGTATTACCATATTAATCCAGCAgctcagtaatttttttttctttcagttgtaAAGCCTGCTGTATTTCTTCAACATGGATTACTAGGAGATGCTAGCAACTGGGTCACAAACCTGGCCAACAATAGCCTGGGCTTCATACTAGCAGATGCTGGCTATGACGTTTGGATGGGAAACAGCAGAGGGAACACCTGGTCTAGAAGACACCTCAATCTTTCTGTTGAGCAAGATGAGTTCTGGTCTTTCAGGTAGATTGAATTATTGAGCACTGTTGGAAATAGCATTCGGAGGGACTTGGGATATTGTTAATGGGATAttgaaatctttcatttttatCTGTCTGCTCATCTATCTAGATTTTTATAAAGCACCCATCGCTGTGGTGTCAGAGTACATCTGGATCATTGGTTTAAACTCAATGCACGTTGGCAATGAGTGAAAATTGTTGCCATTTGATGGCTTAGAAGCTGGTGCTGGATAATGAGCTGGCTGTAGTCTAGCCACACTGAAAAAATATTACCATAACTAGCACTAATTGGAGTCCTCATTGGCCTATTAGACACTGCTGAGGTTCAACAACGGGGTGACTCAGGGAAGACAGCAGTGCTTGTATCCACACTGTACCTTccctgaaggcaaacagaaaACTTCAATCACTAGGGCTTCCAGTGCACTTTTATTTTAATGAATGTTTGAAGACTAGACTGTAGTGGTACATTATATGATCCTATGTCTCCATGAAAGTGGTTCCATTACTATGTAATTAATTGTTTCTTCTACATAGGAAGATTAGGCACTCATGGTTTGATCCTAAGCCTACTCTAATTAAAAGGAgtctgtccattgacttcaatggggcctggATCAATCCCTAAGGTATGAGCAGAAAGCACCTCGGAAATTAGTGAACAGTCTCTTTTACACCAGGTGCCACAAAGACCTAGGACTCAAAATAGTAGAATTATTCACAAAGCAGTTTGTTTTTTCTCATCTAACAAACCTAGATTTCCCTTATCCAATGCtaactcatctgggatttaattTATGCATGCATGTTTTTCATCCTTTCTCTCGGCAGTTTTGATGAGATGGCCAAGTTTGACCTTCCAGCAGTGCtaaactttattatgcagaaaaCTGGACAAGAGCAGTTGTACTATGTTGGCTATTCACAGGGTGCCGCTATAGGTATGTAATGTTACAAGGAATGCAGAGTGATGTGTTATGGATAGAGTCCTATCTCAGGAAATCTCATTCTCCCTCTCCGCCCCTGGTGAAAACTGGTCTTTTGTGCACTTTTACCctctactatacagatttcacggggaagaccagcatttctcaaattgggggtcctgacccaaaaaggagttgcaggaggtcacaaagttattttagggcagtcatggtattgccacccttacttctgcttctttttgggtcaggacccctacaattacaacaccgtgaaatttcaggtttaaatagctgaaatcattaaatttattatttttaaaatcctatgacagtgaaattgaccaaaatggaccgtgaatttggtagggccctagttatggaATCATGTCTGCACCGCTATACAGCAGTGAAGACTGTGTTTGGATCTCTCTAACACCTTTTATATGAAAGATAACAAAACAGAATGGGCCAAATGCATTCCTGCTGTAACTCCAATGATTTGGACTTACACTGCAGTTTAATATGGCCCAATAATTGCATTGAGTTCGTGGGTTAAGGGGTTTTGGATCTAACTGTGGGATCAGGACTTAAGTTAAGACAAGCAAAATGTGGAGATGGCCGCTGACAGAGGGGTTGGGTAGAGTGGAGGGTAAAAACAAAGGCAATATAATGAGGCAGTTGTTTGGGAGAGTAATGCATGTATCTTCAGAACTAAACAGTATATATGCTTGAGATGAATTTTTGGAGAAGTAGTGGGGATAGAACACAACAAGAAGAGTATCAGTGTAGGAGGAGAatgtaaggccatggctacacttacagttctgcagcgctgatagttacagctgtgttcgtacagctgtgtagggccagcgctgcagtgtggccacactgacagctaccagctctgcagtgtggccacatttgcagcatttgcagcgctgttgggagtggtgcattgtgggcagctatcccagcattcaagtggctgcaacgtgcttttcaaaagaggggggtggggtggaatgtgacagggagcgtgggagagacagagagattggatttttggagctgacactgttctcagctccctgcttcGCAaattctaaggactggaagacacacagtgcctaccttcaatcattttaaaagttctgaccccttcccccacccctctctcattcactaaatgcaaattatgcactcctaaatagccatcagaccagataagcatctgctcaacatggacttccccctccccctctgccgtgtgagcgtgctgtttctctcttcaagcaaacagctgtgaacattccaaagtaattcccctgcctgcctccgctcactcagcaaacaggagctgtgtttgttttttaaataagcagtttggctgaactccgagctccccctttcttccggtttgttgtggacaggaattgtgggatacctccttataccccggaggtcaataaaagcgctggtggggtccacacttgctgaccagcgctggatcaccagcgctggaatcgctacacccgaggcttgaccgagtgtacagccagcgctgcaatcagttgcagcgctggccgtgctttgcaagtgtggccacatcctaagttgcagcgctgtaaccccctcaccagcgctgcacctctctagtgtagccatggcctcagataATAGTTTGCAAGCCTGTAGGACAGGGAGGATAGTAGGATTTCAAATGAAATCTAGGATCAACACTTACTTCAGTAATCAATCAATATCTGAATAGCTATACGATTGCCTGCAAGTTTGAAACTGAAGGATGGAGTATGGTAAATACTGAtattttactttatgaaagtgGCTCTAGTTAACTTCTCTCTTGAATTTTCTCAGCTTTCATTACATTTTCAACGATGCCCCAGCTGGCTAAAAGAATCAAACTGTATTTTGCCTTAGCCCCTGTAACTACAGTTAAATATGCCAGAAGCCCTGCAGTAAAACTCCTGTATCTTCCTGAAAAGTTTCTCAGGGTATGTGATCCTTCTACTTAAAATATTTGATTGTCTAAATATTTATTTGACTTTTAGAATGGACGAACTGAAAACATATATTTTACTAGAAATGTATGGGTCTGCTCATGTCTGTGGTTAAAGATGTTCAACTCTGCCCACAATACTGGGAGAATTAATTGACCTACTTACGTCTTTCTCTTACTTATGTCCAGAAATACAAAAGGAGACTATTGCATTCCACAAAGTTAAGTTCATGACTTAAAAAACATACTTACCTATATTTACAGTAACTCCAGAAGAATCACTGTGGCTCCAGTCCTACAGACACTAaatcacatgcataagtgttacGCAagtgtgagtaatcccattgatgtcaatggggctACTTATTTGTGCAAAACTGCTCATGTGCATAAGTACTTGCAGGTGCAGGAGCAAAAGCAGATCTGGAGTTAACCTGAAAGGGAGTCTATTattaaacaagcaaaaaaatcTGAAGCTCAACCACGTTGATCGGGCAATGCCTGTGCTACACCTGTTTGATGGATAAACAAACAACTTCTTTCCcacatgcccccaccccctcaagCAGTATGTAGCCagcaggttggggagggggaggaaaaatAGGGGTGTAATAGGGGAAAAAGGGGGAAATAGAGTATAAGGGGAGGGgggttgaaaaaagaaaaatgaatagaaCAATTCAGTAAGTGATCAATGCCTTTGTGTTTTTCCAGGTCTTGCTTGGCAGAAGGGAATTATTTCACCAAAGTGAATGGCTGAGAAAGCTAATTGTTTCCTTTTGTGGCCGCGGTATTTTTACTAAGCTTTGTGGAAATGTCTTCTTCATTCTGGGAGGCTACAATGTAAATAACATAAATATGGTACGTACAACACAGCTGGCTGTAGTTGTGTAGGGAGATTTCTAGCCCCTATATTCAAGTCATATTCATTTTTAACTTGAAACTCTGTGATTTGAATCTTGAAGTCCTTGTCAGGGCCAAATCACATCCTTCCATGGAAAAGTCCACAGGAATGGTTTGAGAGACAGGAAACCCTCAGAGGGCTATATGACTGTTTTGGGGGAAAGCTTTTCTCCACCTGTCAGAAATGCAAGCAGGTCAGTCCCCAGAATCCACAGATGTCCCAAGGCTCACAAGTGTTTAGGGAAATATGCTGGACTTTTCTCCCATGGTGAGAAAGCTTATCGTGGTGGCTGCTGCCGATGGAACTGTTGTTTATACTTGAGGTTTTACAATGCACTGGGGCACCACAGAAAATGTTATTAAGCCTCAGGCTGTATCCCATTTTCAGCAGATTCCCTCTGAGGTTAGAAGGGAGAGAGGAACAATGCTTGGTAGCAAACCCACCCCCGTCATCTAACTCCTCCCATCACGTGGATCCTCAACACTGCAGAGGTCTCTCCATGGGTCCAAGAATGAAAGACATGCATGAACAGGGAGACTGACACTTAGAGGATCCCTTTTTTGTTCAATTCTAGGCAAAATCCCCTTTGATTTTTTAATTAGACTTTTGCTGAATTATGGACTGTGTAACAGCTTCTTAAGGACGTGACTCAGGATTTAGCTCTATATGTTCATGGCAGTTAGCACATTCCTGGACCATCAAGGGCTCCCCCTCATATCACAAATCCTACCTATTAATCCCTACAAGTATGAACTAAATAAATACTCTGTAGTCTCTTCAATAAATCTCCTGCCTTATCAAAATGGTTGATTTCATATCCTTTGAGACTATAACTccgttaaaaattctgcaaaatgtttTTCTGTAACCAATGCATTGCCACATTTGAAGTACTTGGTAAGGGCTGATCCTGCCACCTTTACTCATATGGagtaccttactccatgagtagttTCACTGCCATTACCAGAAGTACTCTAGTGAAAAGGTACTACTCTGTAAgaaagggggtggaactggtccCTCACTG from Gopherus flavomarginatus isolate rGopFla2 chromosome 6, rGopFla2.mat.asm, whole genome shotgun sequence includes these protein-coding regions:
- the LOC127053991 gene encoding lipase member M-like isoform X2, translating into MWLFITVAYLFQGTVSLEKLIRMKRDHVDPEAYMNISELITYRGYPSEEHEVVTEDGYILSINRIPYGIENQGNTVVKPAVFLQHGLLGDASNWVTNLANNSLGFILADAGYDVWMGNSRGNTWSRRHLNLSVEQDEFWSFSFDEMAKFDLPAVLNFIMQKTGQEQLYYVGYSQGAAIAFITFSTMPQLAKRIKLYFALAPVTTVKYARSPAVKLLYLPEKFLRVLLGRRELFHQSEWLRKLIVSFCGRGIFTKLCGNVFFILGGYNVNNINMSRVNVYVARAPAGTSVQNVIHWSQIFNSGEFQAYNWRSQTKNMAKFGQATPPLYKIKDMTVPTAIWTGGKDLLADLKDANVLLPQIINLVHYKNIPEWAHLDFIWGLDAPLRMYSEIIDLMEKNP
- the LOC127053991 gene encoding lipase member M-like isoform X1, with the translated sequence MLLTDECTVLHRTKMWLFITVAYLFQGTVSLEKLIRMKRDHVDPEAYMNISELITYRGYPSEEHEVVTEDGYILSINRIPYGIENQGNTVVKPAVFLQHGLLGDASNWVTNLANNSLGFILADAGYDVWMGNSRGNTWSRRHLNLSVEQDEFWSFSFDEMAKFDLPAVLNFIMQKTGQEQLYYVGYSQGAAIAFITFSTMPQLAKRIKLYFALAPVTTVKYARSPAVKLLYLPEKFLRVLLGRRELFHQSEWLRKLIVSFCGRGIFTKLCGNVFFILGGYNVNNINMSRVNVYVARAPAGTSVQNVIHWSQIFNSGEFQAYNWRSQTKNMAKFGQATPPLYKIKDMTVPTAIWTGGKDLLADLKDANVLLPQIINLVHYKNIPEWAHLDFIWGLDAPLRMYSEIIDLMEKNP